A window of Buchnera aphidicola (Cinara laricifoliae) genomic DNA:
CACGTTTTCTTTTTTTTTTTAAACATACTGAATTTGATAATAAATTTAAATACATAATTTATCCTTTTAACTTAACAGTTACCATATAAAAAACTTTTTTTATCATACCACGAATAGCAGAAGTATCTTCTCGTTCTACAATATCACCAATATGACGTAAACCTAATCCTTTCATAGTAGCTATATGCTTCGGTAGACGACCAATTTGACTCTTTGTTTGGGTTATAAAAATTTTTTTCATAAATAAATTCACCATTTTTTTTGTTAAATCTTAATAAGCGACTTACCAAGTTTTTTAGCAATCATATCCGGAGATCGAACCTTTTTTAAACCATTAATGGTTGCTCGAACTACATTTATTGGATTAGTAGATCCATATATCTTAGCTAAAATATTTTGAATACCAATAACTTCTAATACAGATCTCATCGCTCCTCCAGCAATAATTCCCGTACCTTCTGATGCAGGCTTCATAAATATATTAGATCCTGTATGAGAACCATACACAGAATGTTGAATTGTCTTATGGAATAATGGAATTAAAATCATATTTTTTCTTGCTTGTTCCATAGCTTTTTGAATCGCTGAAGGTACTTCACGAGCTTTTCCATAACCAAATCCAATTTTTCCGTTACCATCACCTACTACCGTTAACGCTGTAAAAGAAAAAATTCTTCCACCTTTAACTGTTTTTGATACACGATTTACGGAAATTAATTTTTCTTGTAATTCTACAGATAATTTTTTATCAAAATTCATATATATCTCCATTTTTAAAAAATTAAACCCGATATACGAGCTGATTCAGCTAATTCTTTTATTCGACCATGATATTTAAAACCAGAACGATCAAAAAAAACAGTTTTTATTCCTTTTTTTAATGCTCGTTGTGCAACTAATTGACCGATTATCTTAGCAGAATATTTATTACCGGTATAAACATCATTAATATTTAATTTTTTAAATTCTAATGTAGAAGCACATACAGATACTTTTGCTGTATCACGATAAATAATTTGCGCATATACATGTCTAGAAGTACGATGTACAACTAATCGAAACATACGACGACTAGAAATATTTTTACGTATTTTAGTATAACGTCTAATACGAGAATATTTTTTGCTTAATTTTCCTTTCATACTACTTTTTTTTCGCCTCTTTAATACGTACAACTTCGTTTAAATAACGAATACCTTTACCTTTATATGGTTCAGGAACACGATAAGATCGTATATTAGCAGCTACCTGTCCAACAAGTTGTTTATCTATTCCTGTTAAAATAATCTCATTTTGAGGTAATAAAATTACTTTTATTGTATTTGGAACCTTATAAATAATCGGATGTGAAAATCCTAAGTATAATTTTAAAACATTATTTTTTTCAATTATAACACGATAACCAATACCAATTAAATTTAATTGTTTTTTAAAACCAACTGTCACCCCTATAATCATAGTATAAATTAAAGAACGATAAGTACCAGCTTGCATCCAACCATATGATTCAGATAAATGATTATGTGAAAAAAATAAAGAATCATCTTTTCTGGTAATTTTAACACATTCATGTATTTTACGTTTTAACGAACCTAATGGTCCATTAATAGCAACTTCTAATTCAGAAAAAAAAATAGTTACATTTTTTGGAATCATTATAAATGATTTAGCAATACGAGACATTTTTATATTCCTCTACTCTAATAAGATAAATAATACTAATCCACATAACATATAACTTCTCCACCTAATCCTTTTTGTCGCGCAATTCGATCAGTCATAACTCCTCTTGATGTAGAAATAATAGCAATACCTAAATTATTCATTACAATAGGTAATTTATGCTTATTACAATATTGACGTAAACCTGGACGACTAACACGAGAAATATGCTCAATAACTGATTTTCCATTAAAATACTTTAAAAAAATTTTTAACTGCATAACATTTATATCTTGAATTTTATAATTATAAATATATCCTTCATATTTCAATACTTTTATAATATTTTCCTTCATTTTGGAAAAAGGAACAATTACAAAAATTTTATTTGCATTTTGACCATTACGAATACAAGTTAACATATCTGCTATTGGATCTTGCATACTCATAAAATATACCTTATATATTAAAAATAAATTAATTAAAAATACAATAATATCCTTTACCAACTCGCTTTAGTTAAACCTGGAATTTCTCCTCTCATAGCAGCTTCACGTAACTTCATACGACTTAATCCGAATTTACGTAAAAAAGCATGTGGGCGTCCAGTTTGTCGACAACGATTACGTTGTCGACATGGACTAGAATCTCGAGGTAAAGTTTGTAACTTTAACATAGCATTCCAACGATCTTTATCTAAAGATGTTTTAGATTTTATAATTTTTTTTAATTGAGATCGTATTGCATGATACTTTAATGCTAATTTAATTCTTTTAATTTCTCGTTCTTTCATAGATTGCTTAGCCATATAATTCACCATTTAATTTTATTTTTGAAAAGGAAAGTTAAATGCAACTAACAAAGATTCACATTCTCGATCTGATCGAGCATTCGTAGTAATAGTAATATCCATACCTCGAATAGAATCAATTTTTTCATAATTAATTTCAGGAAAAATAATTTGCTCACGAATACCTAAACTATAATTACCTCTTCCATCAAAAGATTTACGAGACATACCTCTAAAATCACGTATTCGTGGTATAGCAATAGTAATAAGTTTATCAAAAAAATCCCATTTTCTTCTACCCCTCAAAGTAACCTTACACCCAATAGGATATCCTTGACGAATTTTAAAAGTTGCAATGGATTTTTTAGCAATAGTGATAACTGGTTTTTGACCAGAAATCTGAGTT
This region includes:
- the rplF gene encoding 50S ribosomal protein L6 encodes the protein MSRIAKSFIMIPKNVTIFFSELEVAINGPLGSLKRKIHECVKITRKDDSLFFSHNHLSESYGWMQAGTYRSLIYTMIIGVTVGFKKQLNLIGIGYRVIIEKNNVLKLYLGFSHPIIYKVPNTIKVILLPQNEIILTGIDKQLVGQVAANIRSYRVPEPYKGKGIRYLNEVVRIKEAKKK
- the rpmD gene encoding 50S ribosomal protein L30 encodes the protein MKKIFITQTKSQIGRLPKHIATMKGLGLRHIGDIVEREDTSAIRGMIKKVFYMVTVKLKG
- the rpsH gene encoding 30S ribosomal protein S8 encodes the protein MSMQDPIADMLTCIRNGQNANKIFVIVPFSKMKENIIKVLKYEGYIYNYKIQDINVMQLKIFLKYFNGKSVIEHISRVSRPGLRQYCNKHKLPIVMNNLGIAIISTSRGVMTDRIARQKGLGGEVICYVD
- the rpsN gene encoding 30S ribosomal protein S14 gives rise to the protein MAKQSMKEREIKRIKLALKYHAIRSQLKKIIKSKTSLDKDRWNAMLKLQTLPRDSSPCRQRNRCRQTGRPHAFLRKFGLSRMKLREAAMRGEIPGLTKASW
- the rpsE gene encoding 30S ribosomal protein S5, which encodes MNFDKKLSVELQEKLISVNRVSKTVKGGRIFSFTALTVVGDGNGKIGFGYGKAREVPSAIQKAMEQARKNMILIPLFHKTIQHSVYGSHTGSNIFMKPASEGTGIIAGGAMRSVLEVIGIQNILAKIYGSTNPINVVRATINGLKKVRSPDMIAKKLGKSLIKI
- the rplE gene encoding 50S ribosomal protein L5, coding for MSRLHRYYITDVVPKLMNEFNYSTVMAVPQIQKITLNMGVGKSVTDKKILEHAINDLTQISGQKPVITIAKKSIATFKIRQGYPIGCKVTLRGRRKWDFFDKLITIAIPRIRDFRGMSRKSFDGRGNYSLGIREQIIFPEINYEKIDSIRGMDITITTNARSDRECESLLVAFNFPFQK
- the rplR gene encoding 50S ribosomal protein L18, giving the protein MKGKLSKKYSRIRRYTKIRKNISSRRMFRLVVHRTSRHVYAQIIYRDTAKVSVCASTLEFKKLNINDVYTGNKYSAKIIGQLVAQRALKKGIKTVFFDRSGFKYHGRIKELAESARISGLIF